A genomic segment from Bradyrhizobium sp. ISRA430 encodes:
- a CDS encoding NepR family anti-sigma factor — protein sequence MKDLKSQASKNTTPGKGGLTPEIQSRIGHQLRAMYDDVVRQGVPDRFAELIKKLDAPGATPQVENDGGTNDNNGRD from the coding sequence ATGAAAGATCTAAAGTCTCAAGCAAGCAAGAACACGACCCCCGGCAAGGGTGGCCTCACGCCGGAGATTCAATCTCGGATTGGGCACCAGTTGCGCGCCATGTACGACGATGTCGTGCGGCAGGGCGTTCCCGACCGGTTCGCGGAGCTTATCAAAAAGCTTGATGCGCCGGGAGCGACACCCCAGGTGGAAAACGATGGGGGAACCAATGACAACAATGGGAGGGACTAA
- a CDS encoding sigma-70 family RNA polymerase sigma factor has product MPLTESLRDDILAAVPSLRAFAISLSGNADRADDLVQETLLRALANIDSFQPGSNLPAWLFTILRNLFRSDYRKRRREVEDAEGNYAKTLKTQPSQNAHLEFEEFRAALDKLPQDQREALILVGASGFSYEDAASICGCAVGTIKSRVNRARSKLAALLYVDGAEDFGPDETVRAVIGGSGG; this is encoded by the coding sequence ATGCCCCTCACGGAATCCCTGCGCGACGACATCCTGGCGGCCGTGCCGAGCCTGCGCGCCTTCGCCATCTCACTCAGCGGCAACGCTGATCGCGCCGACGACCTGGTGCAGGAAACGCTGCTGCGGGCGCTCGCCAACATCGACTCGTTCCAACCCGGCTCCAACCTGCCGGCGTGGCTGTTTACGATCCTGCGCAACCTGTTCCGCTCCGACTATCGCAAGCGGCGGCGGGAGGTGGAGGATGCGGAAGGCAACTACGCCAAGACACTGAAGACGCAGCCGTCGCAGAACGCGCATCTCGAGTTCGAGGAGTTTCGCGCGGCGCTCGACAAGCTTCCGCAGGACCAGCGCGAAGCACTGATCCTGGTCGGCGCCTCCGGCTTCTCCTATGAGGACGCGGCCTCGATCTGCGGCTGCGCGGTCGGCACGATCAAGAGCCGTGTCAACCGCGCCCGCTCGAAGCTCGCGGCCCTGCTCTATGTCGACGGCGCCGAGGATTTCGGCCCGGACGAGACCGTGCGCGCCGTGATCGGCGGCAGCGGCGGCTAG
- a CDS encoding HWE histidine kinase domain-containing protein, with protein sequence MVRLGFIIGFIALLGVLLSGLAAYRVHDQELALDRIALARAIDVHASLVQDRLTERELLARVASGLFRAPSVIKPNMLEPLRSAIYAFKTDFVVAGWIARLKPNELAAAQAAIAGAGFPNAKIRTYDDKPIDPATVTQPIDVLLDLEPRSDETKALPGRSYDQDPVLSAMLARARVEKRSVASDPVPLLRGNGPVGVIVAAPVIPEGATEPAGFITFSYELASLMLTNDDMSLFSVALKDPRKDGGELVANDQGVVSTRMASADGPARSATRTLSFGGRDWQLSYYAKTNSARRAEQTAIIVAAIGFAITAMVCGLFGYVAYNNLRLSREIQVRIGFERRLTAVIDELNHRVKNILAVIQSIVTRTLRHGSDIDVARELLIGRIHAMSNVVSLLSESQWQGVKLKGLFEARAIPHADRIAVSGPDIAVSARAAQSLSLLFFELASHSDEGLSLVGKHPHITANWTVTGEEGEEMFHFRWEELNTSEATRRPDSDFGLILLDRVAPEALGGTAKRYFTDASYIYELTAPMETVVDMTERDRTEKFSAPVRPVR encoded by the coding sequence GTGGTCCGGCTGGGTTTCATCATCGGCTTCATCGCTCTGCTCGGAGTCCTGCTCTCCGGGCTCGCGGCCTATCGCGTTCACGACCAGGAGCTGGCGCTCGACCGCATCGCGCTGGCGCGCGCAATCGACGTTCACGCGAGCCTGGTCCAGGACCGGCTGACCGAGCGTGAGCTGCTTGCGCGTGTCGCCTCGGGCCTGTTCCGCGCGCCGTCCGTGATCAAGCCCAACATGCTGGAGCCGCTGCGCTCGGCCATTTACGCCTTCAAGACCGATTTCGTGGTGGCCGGCTGGATCGCCCGCCTCAAGCCGAACGAGCTGGCCGCGGCGCAGGCGGCGATCGCGGGCGCGGGCTTTCCAAATGCGAAGATCCGCACCTACGATGACAAGCCGATCGATCCGGCCACCGTCACCCAGCCGATTGACGTGCTGTTGGACCTCGAGCCGCGGAGCGACGAGACCAAGGCGCTGCCTGGCCGCAGCTACGACCAGGATCCGGTTCTCAGCGCCATGCTGGCACGTGCCAGGGTCGAGAAGAGGTCGGTTGCCTCCGACCCGGTCCCGCTGCTGCGCGGCAACGGGCCAGTCGGAGTCATCGTGGCCGCGCCCGTGATTCCCGAAGGCGCGACCGAGCCGGCGGGCTTCATCACGTTTTCCTACGAGCTCGCCTCGCTGATGCTGACCAACGACGACATGTCGTTGTTCTCCGTCGCGCTGAAGGATCCGCGCAAGGATGGCGGCGAGCTCGTGGCCAATGACCAGGGCGTGGTCTCCACACGCATGGCCTCAGCCGACGGACCGGCGCGGTCGGCAACGCGCACGCTGAGCTTCGGCGGCCGCGATTGGCAGCTCAGCTATTACGCGAAGACCAATTCGGCACGGCGCGCCGAGCAGACAGCCATCATCGTCGCGGCGATCGGTTTCGCCATCACGGCGATGGTGTGCGGCCTGTTCGGATATGTCGCCTACAACAATTTGCGGCTCAGCCGGGAAATCCAGGTGCGGATCGGCTTCGAGCGTCGGCTGACGGCGGTGATCGACGAGCTGAACCATCGCGTCAAGAACATCCTGGCTGTGATCCAGTCGATCGTGACGCGCACGCTGCGCCACGGCTCCGATATCGACGTCGCGCGCGAGCTGCTGATCGGCCGCATTCACGCCATGTCCAACGTCGTCTCGCTGCTGAGCGAGAGCCAGTGGCAGGGTGTCAAGCTGAAGGGCCTGTTCGAGGCGCGCGCCATCCCGCATGCCGATCGCATTGCCGTCAGCGGGCCCGACATCGCGGTGAGTGCGCGCGCAGCGCAAAGCCTCTCGCTGCTGTTCTTCGAGCTCGCTTCGCATTCCGACGAGGGGCTGTCGCTGGTCGGCAAGCATCCGCACATCACGGCGAACTGGACGGTGACGGGCGAAGAGGGCGAGGAGATGTTCCATTTCCGCTGGGAGGAGCTCAACACCAGCGAAGCGACGCGCCGCCCCGATTCCGATTTCGGTTTGATCCTGCTCGATCGAGTCGCCCCTGAAGCACTCGGCGGCACCGCCAAGCGCTACTTCACCGACGCCTCCTACATCTACGAGCTGACCGCGCCGATGGAGACGGTCGTCGACATGACGGAGCGCGATCGCACCGAGAAATTTTCGGCACCGGTGCGGCCGGTGCGCTAG
- the ureG gene encoding urease accessory protein UreG yields the protein MAKSHGPLRVGVGGPVGSGKTALMDLLCKTMRERYDIAAITNDIYTKWDAEFLVRSGSLTPDRIAGVETGGCPHTAIREDASMNLAAVADMRAKFPDLDLVLIESGGDNLAATFSPELADITIYVIDVAAGDKIPSKGGPGITRSDLLVINKIDLAPHVGASLEKMQTDAKRMRGERPFVMTNLKKSEGLDRIVGFIEAKGGLERGLKDGLRSATT from the coding sequence ATGGCTAAATCTCATGGCCCCCTGCGTGTCGGTGTCGGCGGCCCCGTCGGATCGGGCAAGACAGCGCTGATGGACCTGCTCTGCAAGACCATGCGCGAGCGCTACGACATCGCTGCGATCACCAACGACATCTACACCAAGTGGGATGCGGAATTCCTGGTGCGCTCGGGCTCGCTGACGCCGGATCGTATCGCCGGCGTCGAGACCGGCGGCTGTCCACACACCGCGATCCGCGAGGACGCCTCGATGAACCTTGCGGCGGTTGCGGACATGCGTGCGAAGTTTCCCGATCTCGACTTGGTGCTGATCGAGTCCGGCGGTGACAACCTCGCTGCCACTTTTTCCCCGGAGCTCGCCGACATTACGATCTACGTCATCGACGTGGCCGCTGGCGACAAGATTCCGTCCAAGGGCGGTCCCGGCATCACCCGGTCCGACCTCCTGGTCATCAACAAGATCGACCTTGCCCCCCATGTCGGCGCCTCCCTCGAGAAGATGCAGACGGACGCCAAGCGGATGCGCGGCGAGCGTCCGTTTGTGATGACCAACCTGAAGAAGAGCGAGGGGCTCGACCGCATCGTCGGCTTCATCGAGGCCAAGGGCGGCTTGGAGCGCGGCTTGAAGGACGGCTTGCGGAGCGCGACGACATAG
- a CDS encoding urease accessory protein UreF: MLMTTNEPVESGCLTEREAAALYRLMTWLSPAFPVGGFSYSSGIEWAVEAGDITDTVTLADWLGAMLGDGAGICDAIFLVHAYRAAEAVEGASLCEIAELAAAFVPSRERQLETTSQGRAFIDIARAAWDADGLDAMVAACRTPLVYPVAVGVVAAAHGVPLPPTLHAFLHALVSNWISAASRLIPLGQTDCQRVLVMLEAAVAATANRALHALLDDLGSATFRADLASMRHETQYTRLFRS; encoded by the coding sequence ATGCTCATGACCACAAATGAGCCGGTCGAGTCCGGCTGCTTGACCGAGCGGGAGGCGGCGGCGCTGTACCGGTTGATGACCTGGCTGTCGCCGGCGTTTCCAGTCGGCGGCTTCTCCTATTCCAGCGGCATTGAATGGGCAGTCGAGGCGGGCGACATCACCGACACCGTGACGCTCGCCGACTGGCTCGGTGCGATGCTCGGCGACGGCGCGGGCATTTGCGACGCGATCTTTCTGGTCCATGCTTACCGCGCCGCCGAGGCGGTCGAGGGCGCCTCGCTATGCGAGATCGCGGAGCTCGCTGCGGCCTTCGTGCCTTCGCGCGAGCGGCAGCTCGAGACGACCTCGCAGGGGCGCGCCTTCATCGACATCGCGCGAGCGGCGTGGGATGCCGACGGGTTGGATGCCATGGTCGCGGCATGCCGTACGCCATTGGTCTATCCCGTCGCGGTCGGTGTCGTTGCGGCCGCCCATGGCGTGCCGCTGCCGCCGACGCTGCACGCCTTCCTGCACGCGCTGGTCTCGAACTGGATCTCCGCGGCAAGCCGGCTCATTCCGCTCGGCCAGACCGACTGCCAGCGCGTGCTGGTGATGCTGGAAGCTGCGGTCGCCGCGACTGCCAATCGTGCGCTGCATGCGCTACTGGACGATCTCGGCAGCGCGACGTTTCGCGCCGATCTCGCCAGCATGCGACACGAGACGCAATATACGCGGCTGTTCAGGTCGTGA
- a CDS encoding urease accessory protein UreE translates to MIRATQVRGQHRFTEAPADTVVLDFDDRHRRRMAMTGTRGLEFLLDLENAVALRGGDALELEDGRLIEVVAEPEPLLEIRGRDPHHLIRVAWHLGNRHLPTQIMAKSLRIRRDHVIETMVKGLGARVIEIEAPFDPEGGAYADAAHAHDHAHGHDAHAHHDHGHHHHDHGDHHHDHDGHDHHHRHDEHCDHPDHHHGHSHAHDHK, encoded by the coding sequence ATGATCCGGGCGACGCAGGTACGGGGACAGCACCGCTTCACGGAGGCGCCGGCGGATACGGTCGTGCTCGATTTCGACGACCGGCACCGGCGCCGCATGGCGATGACGGGCACGCGCGGGCTCGAATTCCTGCTCGACCTCGAAAACGCCGTCGCGCTTCGCGGCGGCGATGCCCTGGAACTGGAGGACGGCCGGCTGATCGAGGTGGTCGCGGAGCCCGAGCCGCTGCTGGAAATCCGCGGCCGCGATCCGCACCATCTCATCCGCGTCGCCTGGCATCTCGGCAATCGCCATTTGCCGACGCAGATCATGGCCAAGAGCCTGCGCATCCGCCGCGACCATGTCATCGAGACGATGGTGAAGGGGTTAGGCGCGCGCGTGATCGAGATCGAGGCGCCATTCGATCCCGAGGGCGGCGCCTATGCCGATGCAGCTCATGCACATGACCACGCGCATGGACATGACGCCCATGCGCATCACGATCACGGACATCACCATCACGATCACGGCGACCATCACCACGATCATGATGGCCACGATCATCACCATCGCCACGACGAGCATTGCGACCACCCCGATCATCACCATGGCCATAGCCATGCTCATGACCACAAATGA
- a CDS encoding putative quinol monooxygenase, with the protein MIYVVATLTIKPETRAEFIAAATACIKETRKEPGNIAYDLHESVTDPTKMVFVEQWENAEALVPHRAMEHMKTFGRVAVKCFTAPPKIEVITPEKVETR; encoded by the coding sequence GTGATCTACGTTGTTGCCACCTTGACCATCAAGCCCGAAACGCGCGCCGAATTCATCGCAGCCGCCACCGCCTGCATCAAGGAGACGCGGAAGGAGCCCGGCAACATCGCCTATGATCTGCACGAGAGCGTCACCGATCCCACCAAGATGGTGTTCGTCGAGCAGTGGGAGAATGCCGAGGCGCTGGTTCCGCATCGTGCCATGGAGCATATGAAGACGTTCGGCCGCGTGGCGGTGAAGTGCTTCACGGCACCGCCGAAGATCGAGGTGATCACGCCGGAAAAGGTCGAGACCAGGTAA
- the ureC gene encoding urease subunit alpha translates to MSVKMKRSVYADMFGPTTGDKVRLADTDLIIEVEKDFTTYGEEVKFGGGKVIRDGMGQSQVTSRQGAADTVITNALIVDHWGIVKADVAIKDGMISAIGKAGNPDIQPGVTIIIGPGTDVIAGEGKILTAGGFDSHIHFICPQQIEHALMSGVTSMLGGGTGPSHGTFATTCTPGPWHIARMIQSFDAFPVNLGISGKGNASRPAALVEMIKAGACALKLHEDWGTTPAAIDNCLSVADDHDIQVMIHTDTLNESGFVEDTIKAFKGRTIHAFHTEGAGGGHAPDIIKVAGLKNVLPSSTNPTRPFTRNTIDEHLDMLMVCHHLDPSIAEDLAFAESRIRKETIAAEDILHDLGALSMMSSDSQAMGRLGEVIIRTWQTADKMKKQRGSLPQDQGKDNDNFRVKRYIAKYTINPAIAHGVSKLIGSVEKGKLADLVLWSPAFFGVKPDCIIKGGSIVAAPMGDPNASIPTPQPVHYQPMFGAFGKARTASSVVFTSKAAVTAGLARKLGIDKKLYAVQNTRGKISKKSMIHNDATPNIEVDPETYEVRADGELLTCAPAEVLPMAQRYFMY, encoded by the coding sequence ATGTCCGTGAAGATGAAGCGATCCGTCTATGCCGACATGTTCGGCCCCACCACCGGCGACAAGGTGCGGCTGGCCGACACCGATCTCATCATCGAGGTGGAGAAGGATTTCACCACCTATGGCGAGGAGGTGAAGTTCGGCGGCGGCAAGGTGATCCGCGACGGCATGGGGCAATCGCAGGTCACGAGCCGCCAGGGCGCGGCCGATACCGTCATCACCAATGCGCTGATCGTCGACCACTGGGGCATCGTGAAGGCCGACGTCGCCATCAAGGACGGCATGATCTCCGCGATCGGCAAGGCCGGCAATCCCGACATCCAGCCGGGTGTCACCATCATCATCGGCCCCGGCACCGACGTCATCGCGGGAGAAGGCAAGATCCTCACCGCCGGCGGCTTCGACAGCCACATCCACTTCATCTGCCCGCAGCAGATTGAGCACGCCTTGATGAGCGGTGTCACCTCGATGCTCGGGGGCGGCACCGGTCCGTCGCACGGCACCTTCGCCACGACGTGTACGCCCGGCCCCTGGCACATCGCGCGGATGATCCAGTCGTTCGATGCCTTCCCGGTCAATCTCGGCATTTCCGGCAAGGGCAACGCCTCGCGGCCGGCGGCCCTGGTCGAGATGATCAAGGCCGGCGCCTGTGCGCTGAAGCTGCACGAGGACTGGGGCACGACGCCGGCCGCGATCGACAACTGCCTGTCGGTCGCCGACGATCATGACATCCAGGTCATGATCCACACCGACACGCTGAACGAATCCGGCTTCGTCGAGGACACCATCAAGGCTTTCAAGGGCCGCACCATCCACGCCTTCCACACCGAAGGCGCCGGCGGCGGTCACGCGCCTGATATCATCAAGGTCGCAGGACTGAAGAACGTGCTGCCGTCCTCGACCAATCCGACGCGGCCGTTCACCCGCAACACCATCGACGAGCATCTCGACATGCTGATGGTGTGCCATCACCTCGATCCGTCGATCGCGGAAGACCTTGCGTTTGCCGAGAGCCGCATCCGCAAGGAAACCATCGCCGCCGAAGACATCCTGCACGACCTCGGCGCGCTCTCGATGATGTCCTCGGACTCGCAGGCGATGGGCCGGTTAGGGGAGGTCATCATCCGCACCTGGCAGACCGCCGACAAGATGAAGAAGCAGCGCGGATCGCTGCCGCAGGACCAGGGCAAGGACAACGACAATTTCCGCGTGAAGCGTTACATAGCCAAGTACACGATCAATCCCGCGATCGCCCATGGCGTCTCAAAGCTGATCGGCTCGGTGGAAAAGGGCAAGCTCGCCGACCTCGTGCTGTGGTCGCCCGCCTTCTTCGGCGTCAAGCCGGACTGCATCATCAAGGGCGGCTCGATCGTGGCAGCTCCCATGGGCGACCCCAACGCCTCGATCCCGACGCCGCAGCCGGTACATTACCAGCCGATGTTCGGTGCCTTCGGCAAGGCGCGCACGGCATCATCCGTCGTGTTCACCTCGAAGGCTGCCGTCACCGCCGGCCTCGCGCGAAAACTCGGCATCGACAAGAAGCTCTATGCGGTTCAGAACACCCGCGGAAAGATCTCCAAGAAGAGCATGATCCACAACGACGCGACGCCCAATATCGAGGTCGATCCGGAGACCTACGAGGTCCGCGCCGACGGCGAACTTTTGACCTGCGCGCCGGCCGAGGTACTGCCGATGGCACAGCGATATTTCATGTACTGA
- a CDS encoding HD domain-containing protein, with translation MLPAIRLISEAAELAARRHNGMARKARGNEPYINHLAEVANLLAAATDGADAELVAAGWLHDSIEDTDTTREELAKKFSERVASIVVECTDDMNLPKAERRRRQVVDAPKKSAGAKLIKIADKISNIEARIRSNPTTEERADLIDYTDWAEQVVAGCRGSNSYLETKFDDAVQRARASL, from the coding sequence ATGCTGCCCGCCATTCGCCTCATCTCTGAAGCTGCCGAGCTTGCTGCGCGGCGCCATAACGGCATGGCGCGCAAGGCGCGCGGCAACGAGCCTTATATCAACCACCTTGCCGAGGTCGCGAACCTGCTTGCGGCTGCGACCGATGGTGCCGATGCCGAGCTGGTCGCGGCCGGCTGGCTGCATGATTCGATCGAGGATACCGACACCACGCGCGAGGAGCTGGCGAAAAAATTCTCCGAGCGCGTCGCTTCCATCGTGGTCGAATGCACCGACGATATGAACCTGCCGAAAGCCGAGCGGCGACGACGACAAGTCGTCGATGCGCCGAAAAAGTCGGCCGGCGCCAAGCTGATCAAAATCGCCGACAAGATCAGCAACATCGAGGCACGGATTCGTTCCAACCCCACTACTGAGGAGCGCGCCGACCTGATTGACTATACCGATTGGGCCGAGCAGGTGGTCGCTGGCTGCCGCGGAAGCAATTCCTACCTCGAGACGAAGTTTGACGATGCAGTGCAACGAGCGAGGGCCTCGCTGTGA
- a CDS encoding urease subunit beta produces MIPGELFIQDGEIELNAGRKTVTLTVANTGDRPIQVGSHYHFFETNPALKFDRKKARGMRLDIAAGTAVRFEPGQTRDVQLVALAGKKTIYGFRGDVMGKL; encoded by the coding sequence ATGATCCCCGGTGAACTCTTCATCCAGGACGGCGAGATCGAGCTCAATGCCGGTCGCAAGACCGTGACGCTGACGGTCGCCAACACCGGCGACCGCCCGATCCAGGTCGGCTCGCACTACCATTTCTTCGAGACCAACCCGGCGCTGAAGTTCGACCGCAAGAAGGCGCGCGGCATGCGCCTCGATATCGCCGCCGGCACCGCCGTCCGCTTCGAACCCGGCCAGACCCGGGACGTCCAGCTCGTCGCGCTCGCCGGCAAGAAGACCATCTACGGCTTCCGCGGCGACGTCATGGGGAAGCTGTGA
- a CDS encoding urease subunit gamma has product MNLSPREKDKLLISMAAIVARRRLERGVKLNHPEAVAIISDFILEGARDGRTVAELMQTGAQVLTRDQVMPGIPEMIHDIQVEATFPDGTKLVTVHEPIR; this is encoded by the coding sequence ATGAACCTGTCTCCCCGCGAAAAGGACAAGCTTCTGATTTCGATGGCGGCCATCGTGGCGCGGCGCAGGCTCGAGCGCGGCGTCAAGCTCAACCATCCCGAGGCGGTGGCGATCATCTCCGATTTCATTCTCGAAGGCGCGCGCGACGGCCGCACCGTCGCCGAGCTGATGCAGACGGGTGCGCAAGTGCTGACCCGCGACCAGGTGATGCCGGGCATTCCCGAAATGATTCACGACATCCAGGTCGAGGCGACCTTTCCGGATGGGACAAAGCTCGTCACCGTGCATGAGCCGATCAGGTAG
- a CDS encoding urease accessory protein UreD — translation MRSELSGNLSELESSVFEANRARGAVRFDVHARDGVTRRGTLHESGSLRVRFPSPEDEGLSGVFVNTAGGVAGGDRFDIEIAATDAARLTLTTAAAEKVYRTPGPAAQLNIALTVGTGAHLSWLPQETILFDRARVQRRFDIELDEAASLLLGEIVVFGRTAMGERMEQGEFVDRWRLRRGGKLVFAETVRLDGDIGKKLARPAFAKGGAAIGTALIVPGDEALVECLREAADSFAGEVGISAWNGFAMARFCAQDAARLRADMMAVLARTDAALPRLWLN, via the coding sequence ATGCGCAGCGAGCTATCAGGCAATTTGTCGGAGTTGGAGTCGTCGGTCTTCGAGGCCAACCGTGCCCGCGGCGCGGTGCGGTTCGACGTCCATGCCAGGGACGGCGTCACGCGCCGCGGCACCCTGCATGAGTCCGGCTCCCTGCGCGTGCGCTTTCCCTCGCCCGAGGACGAGGGATTATCGGGCGTGTTCGTCAACACGGCCGGCGGGGTTGCCGGCGGCGATCGCTTTGACATCGAGATCGCAGCCACTGATGCCGCTCGGCTGACGCTGACCACGGCGGCAGCCGAGAAGGTCTACCGTACCCCGGGACCGGCGGCGCAGCTCAACATCGCCTTGACGGTCGGGACCGGTGCGCATCTTTCCTGGCTGCCGCAGGAGACCATCCTGTTCGATCGTGCGCGCGTGCAGCGCCGCTTCGACATCGAGCTCGATGAGGCCGCGTCGCTTTTGCTTGGCGAGATCGTCGTGTTCGGCCGCACCGCCATGGGCGAGCGGATGGAGCAGGGCGAGTTCGTCGATCGCTGGCGGCTGCGCCGCGGCGGCAAGCTGGTCTTCGCCGAGACCGTCAGGCTCGACGGCGATATCGGCAAGAAGCTCGCGCGGCCCGCATTCGCCAAGGGGGGCGCCGCCATCGGCACCGCATTGATCGTGCCGGGTGATGAGGCCTTGGTCGAGTGTCTCCGCGAGGCGGCCGACTCGTTTGCCGGCGAGGTCGGGATATCCGCCTGGAACGGCTTTGCAATGGCGCGCTTCTGTGCCCAAGATGCGGCCCGTTTGCGCGCGGACATGATGGCGGTGCTGGCGCGCACGGATGCGGCCTTGCCGCGGTTGTGGCTGAATTGA
- the urtE gene encoding urea ABC transporter ATP-binding subunit UrtE, with protein sequence MLEVKDINLFYGAAQALRGVSISAEPGKVTCVLGRNGVGKTSLLRAMVGQYPIASGSIVFDGSDISSLKPYERARKGIGFVPQGREIFPLLTVEENLKTGFGPLKREDKHIPDDVFSLFPVLQSMLGRRGGDLSGGQQQQLAIGRALVMRPKLLLLDEPTEGIQPSIIKDIGRAISYLRNLGNIAIVLVEQYLDFACELGDSFAVMDRGAVKYTCDRSNLDASEISRQMAL encoded by the coding sequence ATGCTCGAGGTCAAGGACATCAATCTCTTCTATGGTGCTGCCCAAGCGCTGCGCGGCGTCTCGATCTCGGCCGAGCCGGGCAAGGTGACCTGCGTGCTTGGCCGCAACGGCGTCGGCAAGACGTCGCTGCTGCGCGCCATGGTCGGCCAGTACCCGATCGCATCGGGATCGATCGTGTTCGACGGCAGCGACATCAGCTCGCTCAAGCCCTACGAGCGGGCGCGCAAGGGGATCGGCTTCGTGCCGCAGGGCCGCGAGATCTTTCCGCTGCTGACGGTCGAGGAGAACCTCAAGACCGGCTTCGGTCCGCTGAAGCGCGAGGACAAGCACATCCCGGACGATGTATTCTCGCTGTTTCCGGTGCTGCAATCCATGCTGGGCCGGCGCGGCGGCGATCTCTCGGGCGGTCAGCAGCAGCAGCTCGCGATCGGGCGTGCGCTGGTGATGCGGCCAAAACTGCTCCTGCTCGACGAGCCGACCGAGGGCATCCAGCCCTCGATCATCAAGGACATCGGCCGTGCCATCTCCTACCTGCGCAATCTCGGCAATATCGCCATCGTGCTGGTCGAACAATATCTCGACTTTGCCTGCGAACTCGGCGACAGTTTTGCGGTGATGGATCGCGGCGCGGTGAAGTACACCTGCGATCGCAGCAATCTCGACGCGAGCGAAATCAGCCGCCAGATGGCGCTGTAG
- the urtD gene encoding urea ABC transporter ATP-binding protein UrtD, translated as MNVMDSRATSAMLYLDGVHVSFDGFHAINNLSLTLEPGEMRAIIGPNGAGKTTMMDIITGKTKPDEGTVLFDGVTDLTRLDETRIAELGIGRKFQKPTVFESQTVQDNLLLALNVDHSVRGTLFWRGSRAESERIDKVLETIRLTDARNRLAGSLSHGQKQWLEIGMLLAQDPKLLLVDEPVAGMTDVETHLTAELLKEINKTHTVMVVEHDMTFVRELGVKVTCLHEGSVLAEGTIDQVSSNERVIEVYLGR; from the coding sequence ATGAACGTGATGGATTCCCGCGCGACTTCCGCAATGCTCTATCTCGACGGCGTGCACGTCTCGTTCGACGGCTTCCATGCCATCAACAACCTGTCGCTGACGCTCGAGCCGGGCGAGATGCGCGCCATCATCGGCCCGAACGGTGCCGGCAAGACCACGATGATGGACATCATCACCGGCAAGACCAAGCCCGACGAGGGTACGGTGCTGTTCGACGGCGTCACCGACCTGACGCGGCTGGATGAGACCCGGATCGCCGAACTCGGCATCGGCCGAAAATTCCAGAAGCCGACCGTGTTCGAGAGCCAGACCGTGCAGGACAACCTGCTGCTCGCGCTCAACGTCGATCACTCCGTGCGCGGCACCCTGTTCTGGCGCGGCAGCAGGGCGGAGTCCGAGCGCATCGACAAGGTGCTGGAGACGATCCGCCTCACCGACGCGCGCAACCGCCTCGCCGGCAGCCTCAGCCATGGCCAGAAACAGTGGCTCGAAATCGGCATGCTGCTTGCGCAGGATCCAAAACTGCTGCTGGTCGACGAGCCGGTCGCCGGGATGACCGACGTCGAGACGCATCTCACGGCCGAGCTGCTCAAGGAGATCAACAAGACCCACACCGTCATGGTGGTCGAGCATGACATGACTTTTGTGCGCGAGCTCGGCGTCAAGGTCACCTGCCTGCACGAAGGCTCCGTGCTCGCGGAAGGCACCATCGACCAGGTCTCGTCCAACGAGCGGGTCATCGAAGTATATCTGGGACGCTGA